In Dehalococcoidia bacterium, the following proteins share a genomic window:
- a CDS encoding DNA methyltransferase, giving the protein MDKLPLDEIILGDCLEVMPTLDRRVGELLYHFPTCDCNGATDYGIALDPFSGAGTVATVAKRLKRHYIGIELSEQYCEMARRRVAATQEPMF; this is encoded by the coding sequence GTGGATAAGCTACCCCTTGACGAAATCATATTAGGTGATTGCCTTGAGGTCATGCCGACATTGGACCGCCGAGTCGGTGAACTGCTGTATCACTTCCCCACCTGTGATTGCAATGGCGCAACCGATTACGGCATAGCCCTTGACCCCTTTAGCGGGGCGGGAACTGTGGCAACCGTGGCAAAGCGGCTAAAACGCCACTACATCGGCATAGAGCTTTCCGAGCAATACTGCGAAATGGCGCGCCGCAGGGTGGCGGCAACCCAGGAACCGATGTTCTGA